In Truepera sp., the sequence TGGCGGGGTCCAGGTCGTAGCGCGCGATGAGGTCGAGCACGCTCTCGCCTTCCCCAAGGCGGACGACGAGGCCGGCGCTCGGTGGGATCAGCAGTTCGAAGCCGCTGGGCAGCCGGTCCAGTGAAGATATGTCGGGGTTGGCCCCGACCAGCGCGCCTATCGACAGGCCGAAGCGGCCCGCGACGGCGCTGAGGGTCTCCCCTTCACCGAGCTGGTACCAGGTGAATCCGGGTGGCGTCTGCAGGCTGTCGCTGGCGGGACCACCGACCGCGGCGACGTACGGCACGCGCAGCACGTCGCCCGGCCTGATGATCGTACCGTTCAGGTCGTTCGCGGCCAGGAGGGCGTCTACCGAGATGCCGTAGCGCTCGGCGATCAGACCGACGGAATCGCCGGGGCGAACCGTCTTGAGCGCGTATGCCTCGGCTCCAGCGAAGTTGAAGGCGGCGATAGCCAGCAGTATGGCGGAAGCTGACAACGTAATACGGGCGGCGGCTGCTGATTTTCGCAAGACTTCGGGTCCCCTCGCAGGAAGATGGCGAGGCTACGGTACCAAGTCAATCTTGAGAAAGTCATGAGTCAGGGGGAGGCTGCGGCGCCCCGACGCCGCCCGACCTCGGCACGAACGTAGTCCACCACGTCATTCGTGCTGGCGCCCGGTGTGAAGATGCGGCCGACGCCGAGTTCGGCTAGGGCCGGCAAGTCCTGATCAGGAACGATGCCGCCGCCGAAGAGGAGCACGTCGGAGGCGTCCTTTGCCTCGAGCGCCGCCGCCACCTCGCGGAAGTAATGCATGTGGGCGCCCGAGAGCACCGAGAGGCCGACGGCATCGACGTCTTCTTGGATAGCGGCGTTGACGATCATCTCCGACGTCTGCCTGAGCCCCGTGTAGATGACCTCCATGCCACCGTCCCGGAGGGCGCGCGCGATGACCTTCGCGCCGCGGTCGTGGCCGTCCAGGCCGGGCTTGGCTATGAGGACGCGGATGGGCCTGTCCATTCGATCTCCTCCGGCGGCGCTCATCAGATGAGCACCGGCTCTTCGTAGACG encodes:
- a CDS encoding cobalamin B12-binding domain-containing protein; the protein is MDRPIRVLIAKPGLDGHDRGAKVIARALRDGGMEVIYTGLRQTSEMIVNAAIQEDVDAVGLSVLSGAHMHYFREVAAALEAKDASDVLLFGGGIVPDQDLPALAELGVGRIFTPGASTNDVVDYVRAEVGRRRGAAASP